A window from Trinickia violacea encodes these proteins:
- the rimJ gene encoding ribosomal protein S5-alanine N-acetyltransferase — protein MPPALPFPPEGIVTARVVLRTASPADSETLLAYYAANSAHLKPWEPARPPHFYERQSIEARLALMTEQMAAGNALHVLLFERSEGELIGDCNFTNIVRGPFQACHLGYALGARFEGRGLMHEALSAAIAFMFETVGLHRVMANYRPENQRSARLLEKLGFEREGLARAYLKIDGAWADHVLTSLINPADR, from the coding sequence ATGCCTCCCGCTCTGCCATTTCCGCCCGAAGGCATCGTCACGGCTCGCGTCGTTCTACGCACAGCGAGCCCTGCCGATTCCGAGACCCTGCTCGCGTATTACGCCGCCAACAGCGCCCACCTGAAGCCCTGGGAGCCGGCAAGGCCCCCGCACTTCTATGAAAGGCAGTCGATCGAAGCGCGCCTCGCACTCATGACCGAACAGATGGCCGCGGGCAACGCCCTGCATGTGTTGCTGTTCGAGCGCAGCGAAGGCGAACTGATTGGAGACTGCAACTTCACGAATATCGTTCGCGGGCCCTTCCAGGCATGTCATCTCGGGTACGCGCTCGGCGCGCGCTTCGAGGGTCGCGGGCTGATGCACGAAGCTCTGAGCGCCGCCATCGCGTTCATGTTCGAGACCGTCGGATTGCATCGCGTGATGGCGAACTACCGGCCGGAAAACCAGCGCAGCGCGCGCCTCTTGGAGAAGCTCGGCTTCGAGCGCGAAGGGCTGGCCCGCGCCTATCTGAAGATCGATGGAGCCTGGGCCGATCACGTGCTGACCTCCCTGATCAACCCGGCCGATCGATAA
- a CDS encoding MFS transporter, producing the protein MSSMTDRARLARQRTPLNRSQIAGFWGAWTGWTLDGMDSFIYALVLTPALTELLPRSGYAATPANVGLAGSLLFALFLVGWGLSFIWGPIADRFGRTKVLAGTIFTFAIFTGLSAIAQNVWELAIFRFIAGVGIGGEWALAGTYVAESWPEDRRKMGAGYLQTGYYAGFFLAAALNYTVGVHFGWRAMFLTGAVPVFVAILVLTRVKETEKWQKAEASTKVHVKPLREIFGPRYRRRTWVACALLTIAIVGLWAGAVYEPSAVIQLATKAGMDKNGAIKTASLATGLLSIGTILGCLVLPWLAEQVGRRKTLAIYFAGMAVSIAGSFGWAFYLPDGLAPFIAWLFVLGFFGGNFALFSLWLPEQFETRVRATAFAFCTSFGRFVGAGVNFLLGAAVLHLHTLGVPVALTAIAFVIGLFIIPLAPETRGETLPQ; encoded by the coding sequence ATGAGTTCAATGACGGACCGCGCGAGGCTCGCGCGACAACGCACGCCGCTCAATCGTTCGCAGATTGCGGGGTTTTGGGGGGCGTGGACGGGCTGGACGCTGGACGGGATGGACTCGTTCATCTACGCGCTCGTGCTGACGCCCGCGCTGACAGAGTTGCTGCCGCGATCGGGCTATGCGGCGACGCCGGCCAATGTCGGGCTTGCCGGCTCGCTGCTGTTCGCGCTGTTTCTCGTCGGCTGGGGCTTGTCGTTCATTTGGGGGCCGATTGCCGACCGCTTCGGACGCACGAAGGTACTGGCCGGCACGATCTTCACGTTCGCGATCTTCACGGGGCTTTCGGCCATTGCGCAGAACGTGTGGGAGCTCGCGATCTTCCGCTTTATCGCGGGTGTTGGGATCGGCGGCGAATGGGCGCTCGCGGGCACCTATGTCGCGGAGTCGTGGCCCGAGGACCGGCGCAAGATGGGCGCGGGCTACTTGCAGACCGGCTACTACGCCGGCTTCTTTTTGGCAGCGGCGCTCAACTACACGGTCGGCGTGCATTTCGGCTGGCGCGCCATGTTCCTGACCGGCGCGGTGCCGGTCTTCGTCGCGATTCTGGTGCTGACGCGCGTGAAGGAAACGGAGAAGTGGCAGAAGGCCGAGGCGAGCACGAAGGTTCACGTGAAGCCGTTGCGCGAGATCTTCGGTCCGCGCTATCGGCGCCGCACCTGGGTGGCTTGCGCGCTCTTGACGATCGCCATCGTGGGCTTGTGGGCGGGGGCGGTCTATGAACCGTCGGCCGTGATTCAGCTCGCGACGAAGGCGGGCATGGACAAGAACGGCGCGATCAAGACGGCGTCGCTGGCAACGGGCTTGTTGTCGATCGGCACGATACTGGGCTGCCTGGTATTGCCTTGGCTCGCGGAGCAAGTCGGGCGCAGGAAGACGCTTGCGATTTATTTTGCGGGGATGGCGGTATCGATTGCGGGGAGTTTCGGCTGGGCTTTCTATCTGCCCGATGGTCTTGCGCCGTTCATCGCGTGGCTCTTCGTGCTGGGCTTTTTCGGCGGCAACTTCGCGCTCTTCAGCTTGTGGCTGCCCGAGCAGTTCGAGACGCGCGTGCGTGCTACCGCGTTTGCGTTTTGCACGTCGTTCGGCCGGTTCGTCGGCGCGGGCGTGAACTTTCTGCTCGGCGCGGCGGTGCTGCATTTGCATACGCTCGGCGTGCCGGTCGCGCTGACGGCGATCGCGTTCGTGATCGGGCTTTTCATCATTCCGCTCGCCCCCGAAACGCGCGGCGAGACGTTGCCTCAGTAG
- a CDS encoding GntR family transcriptional regulator: MNDATTRFPLDDPSGANALPGTISVAERASASRMIANALRDAIVDGTLAPGAPLRQDAIARHFSVSAIPVREALRQLESEGWAKVEINKGATVAPLSADEAREIYEIRAALESLAIGLAIPAHTRASLQQAEALCKAATAESDPSLYVARNEAFHMSLYAPAARPQLFELIGVLHRRGERYLRLKFGLPSYKGESDREHTALLKAVRRHDIAAAQLLVTEHLLDTGDLLHRFLCENAEAVSAASAPSKTRKPRAKRERATSGS; this comes from the coding sequence ATGAATGACGCAACGACTCGTTTTCCCTTAGACGATCCGTCCGGCGCGAACGCGCTGCCTGGCACGATTTCTGTCGCAGAACGCGCGAGCGCCTCGCGGATGATCGCGAACGCGCTGCGCGATGCGATCGTCGACGGCACCCTCGCGCCTGGCGCACCGCTGCGCCAGGACGCGATCGCACGGCACTTTTCGGTCAGCGCGATTCCCGTGCGCGAAGCGCTGCGTCAGCTCGAAAGCGAAGGCTGGGCCAAGGTCGAGATCAACAAAGGCGCGACCGTCGCGCCTTTGTCCGCCGATGAGGCGCGCGAAATCTACGAGATCCGCGCCGCGCTCGAGAGCCTCGCGATCGGCCTCGCGATTCCCGCTCACACGCGTGCCTCGCTGCAACAGGCGGAAGCGCTGTGCAAGGCCGCAACGGCGGAATCGGACCCCTCGCTCTATGTCGCGCGCAATGAAGCGTTCCATATGAGCCTCTATGCGCCTGCCGCGCGGCCGCAACTGTTCGAATTGATCGGCGTGCTGCACCGGCGCGGCGAACGCTATCTGCGGCTCAAGTTCGGCCTGCCGTCGTACAAGGGCGAGTCCGATCGCGAACACACGGCGCTGCTCAAGGCCGTGCGCAGGCACGATATCGCCGCGGCGCAATTGCTCGTCACCGAGCATCTGCTCGACACCGGCGACCTCCTGCATCGCTTCCTCTGCGAAAACGCGGAAGCCGTGAGCGCCGCCAGTGCGCCGTCCAAAACTCGCAAGCCGCGCGCGAAACGCGAGCGCGCCACCTCCGGGAGCTGA
- the mdcA gene encoding malonate decarboxylase subunit alpha encodes MNHPAFTSSVTTAARSWTTLRDEKARRLAAIAPWLEERVLPRERIVAALETLIRPGDRVALEGDNQKQADFLSRSLAKVDPKKVHDVHLLISSISRPEHLTLFEQGIAHKVDFSFAGPQSLRVAQLLEDGQLEIGAIYTYVELYARMFVDLTPNVALLCAEKADRHGNLYTGPNTEDTPTIAEAAAFRHGIVIVQVNEVVDELPRVDIPGSWVDIVVEADRPFAVEPLFTRDPRHIGDLQVLTAMMVIRGIYEAYGITSLNHGIGFDTAAIELLLPTYGESLGLKGKICRNWTLNPHPTLIPAIESGWVDSVHCFGSEVGMEAYIEARPDIFFTGRDGSLRSNRVLCQLAGQYGVDLFIGSTLQIDADANSSTVTRGRLAGFGGAPNMGHDPRGRRHSSEAWLKLLKANGPIARGHKLVVQLAETYKKGGEPTFVDELDAIAVGAKSGMPIAPVMIYGDDVSHVVTEEGIAHLHKAEGIDERRAALAAVAGVTPIGLRAKPEQTAALRRRGIVAYPEDLGIRRGEAKRSLLAARSIDDLVTWSGGLYTPPARFRSW; translated from the coding sequence ATGAATCACCCAGCCTTCACCTCGTCCGTCACAACCGCCGCCCGCTCGTGGACCACGCTGCGCGATGAAAAAGCGCGGCGCCTTGCGGCCATCGCGCCCTGGCTCGAAGAGCGTGTGCTGCCGCGCGAGCGCATCGTCGCCGCGCTCGAAACGCTGATCCGTCCCGGCGACCGCGTGGCGCTCGAAGGCGACAATCAAAAGCAGGCCGACTTTCTGTCGCGCTCGCTCGCGAAAGTCGATCCGAAAAAAGTGCATGACGTTCACTTGCTGATTTCGAGCATCAGCCGCCCCGAACATCTGACGCTGTTCGAGCAAGGCATCGCGCACAAGGTCGATTTTTCGTTTGCGGGCCCGCAGAGCCTGCGCGTGGCGCAGTTGCTCGAAGACGGGCAATTGGAGATCGGCGCGATCTATACGTACGTCGAGCTGTATGCGCGGATGTTCGTCGATTTGACGCCGAACGTCGCGCTGCTGTGCGCGGAGAAAGCCGACCGCCACGGCAATCTGTACACGGGGCCGAACACCGAAGACACGCCCACCATCGCCGAGGCCGCCGCGTTCCGCCACGGCATCGTGATCGTGCAAGTCAACGAAGTCGTCGACGAGCTGCCGCGCGTCGATATCCCCGGCTCGTGGGTGGACATCGTCGTCGAGGCCGATCGCCCGTTCGCGGTCGAGCCGCTCTTCACACGCGACCCGCGTCATATCGGCGACTTGCAGGTGCTGACCGCGATGATGGTGATTCGCGGCATCTATGAAGCGTACGGCATCACGTCGCTCAATCACGGCATCGGCTTCGACACGGCGGCGATCGAGCTGCTCTTGCCGACCTATGGCGAATCGCTCGGCTTGAAGGGCAAGATTTGCCGCAACTGGACGCTCAATCCGCACCCGACGTTGATTCCGGCCATCGAGTCCGGCTGGGTCGACAGCGTGCATTGCTTCGGCAGTGAAGTCGGGATGGAGGCGTATATCGAGGCGCGTCCCGACATCTTCTTCACGGGCCGCGACGGCAGCCTGCGCTCGAACCGCGTGCTGTGCCAACTGGCCGGGCAATACGGTGTCGATCTCTTCATCGGCTCGACGCTGCAGATCGATGCCGACGCGAACTCTTCGACCGTCACGCGCGGACGTCTCGCGGGTTTCGGCGGTGCGCCGAACATGGGACACGATCCGCGCGGGCGGCGTCATTCGAGCGAAGCGTGGCTCAAGCTGCTGAAGGCGAACGGCCCGATTGCGCGCGGCCACAAGCTCGTCGTTCAGCTTGCCGAAACCTACAAGAAAGGCGGCGAACCGACCTTCGTCGACGAGCTCGACGCGATCGCCGTCGGCGCGAAAAGCGGCATGCCGATCGCGCCCGTGATGATCTACGGCGACGACGTGAGCCACGTCGTCACCGAAGAAGGCATTGCGCATTTGCACAAGGCCGAAGGCATCGACGAACGGCGCGCGGCGCTCGCTGCCGTGGCCGGCGTCACGCCGATCGGATTGCGCGCCAAACCCGAGCAAACCGCGGCGCTGCGGCGGCGCGGCATCGTCGCGTATCCGGAAGACCTCGGCATTCGACGCGGCGAAGCGAAACGTTCGTTGCTCGCCGCACGCAGCATCGACGATCTCGTCACGTGGTCGGGCGGCCTCTACACGCCGCCCGCGCGCTTTCGGAGCTGGTAA
- a CDS encoding triphosphoribosyl-dephospho-CoA synthase, whose translation MSATTACAELACVPRAAPRASQAAPSAADANRAPSDARLARFAVDALLEEAHLTPKPALVDRRGSGAHRDLDLAVMTRSALALEPTFEALARASRNRAPSVPLRAQLAQIGRAGEAAMMRATGGSNAHRGAIWIVGLLVAGATICGNVQASSAARICDLGAQIACFPDRFAPSADSNGTRVRDRYGVGGARREAQDGFPHVIGVGLPALDAARQRGVDENAARVDTLLAIMTSLDDTCLLHRAGWPALTAAKRGARRVLDTGGSSTASGRAELDSLERTLLALNASPGGAADLLAATLFIDKLVRHRTSGSPTTWNI comes from the coding sequence ATGAGCGCCACGACAGCCTGCGCGGAACTTGCCTGCGTGCCCCGCGCCGCGCCGCGCGCAAGTCAAGCGGCGCCTTCGGCCGCAGACGCGAATCGAGCGCCTTCCGATGCCCGCCTCGCACGCTTCGCCGTCGATGCCCTGCTCGAAGAAGCGCACCTCACGCCGAAGCCGGCGCTCGTCGACCGGCGCGGCAGCGGCGCGCATCGCGACCTCGATCTTGCCGTGATGACACGCTCCGCTCTCGCGCTCGAACCCACGTTCGAGGCGCTCGCGCGGGCGTCCCGCAACCGCGCGCCGTCGGTGCCGCTGCGCGCGCAGCTCGCGCAAATCGGCCGCGCCGGTGAAGCCGCGATGATGCGCGCGACGGGCGGCAGCAACGCGCATCGCGGCGCGATCTGGATCGTCGGCCTGCTGGTTGCGGGCGCAACGATTTGCGGCAACGTCCAGGCGTCGAGCGCGGCGCGCATCTGCGATCTCGGCGCGCAGATCGCGTGCTTTCCCGATCGCTTCGCCCCGTCCGCCGACAGCAACGGTACGCGCGTGCGCGACCGCTATGGCGTCGGCGGCGCGCGGCGTGAGGCACAGGACGGGTTTCCGCACGTGATCGGCGTCGGCTTGCCCGCGCTCGACGCCGCGCGGCAACGCGGCGTCGACGAAAACGCGGCACGTGTCGACACGCTGCTCGCGATCATGACGTCGCTCGACGACACCTGCCTGCTGCATCGTGCCGGCTGGCCCGCGCTCACCGCCGCCAAGCGCGGTGCGCGCCGCGTCCTCGACACCGGCGGCAGCTCGACTGCGAGCGGACGTGCCGAACTCGATTCGCTCGAGCGCACGCTGCTCGCGCTGAACGCGTCCCCCGGCGGCGCGGCGGACTTGCTCGCCGCGACTCTTTTCATCGACAAGCTGGTCCGCCACCGGACCAGCGGGAGCCCCACGACATGGAACATCTGA
- a CDS encoding malonate decarboxylase subunit delta produces MEHLTFDYPAQRPVTARAHVGVVGSGDLEVLLAPSDAMTARVVVRTSVDGYGHIWKHVLDRFFTRYDGAASIEINDFGATPGVVALRLAEAVEASEQGAGREAS; encoded by the coding sequence ATGGAACATCTGACGTTCGACTACCCGGCACAGCGTCCCGTGACCGCCCGCGCACATGTAGGCGTGGTCGGCTCCGGCGACCTCGAAGTGCTGTTGGCGCCGAGCGATGCGATGACGGCGCGCGTCGTCGTGCGCACGAGCGTCGACGGCTACGGACACATCTGGAAGCACGTGCTCGATCGCTTCTTCACGCGCTACGACGGCGCGGCGTCGATCGAGATCAACGACTTCGGCGCCACGCCTGGGGTCGTCGCGCTGCGGCTGGCCGAAGCGGTCGAGGCCTCCGAACAAGGCGCCGGGAGGGAGGCGTCATGA
- a CDS encoding biotin-independent malonate decarboxylase subunit beta: MSESGAIDRNNDTNNGAAHPAPLVRESFIELPARERARALLDAGTFRELLGPFDKLESPWLPLQGIVCQADDGAVIARGTIDGAPAVIAAIESAFQGGSIGEVSGSKIAGALELALRDCERGKLVRPVIVFETGGVRLQEANLGLAVIAEIQAAIVALRRHVPVVGVIAGMVGCFGGMSLAAALCSYLVATKQGRLGMNGPEVIEQEAGIDELDASDRRYVWRLIGGEQRAATGLVDMLADDDTNTLRAAVRDAFARGVPAQHRSEAVESYQALLAQIDPADVSPDAMRAVFQVNASRGRTASAGAQQQQQQQQEEQA, from the coding sequence ATGAGCGAGAGCGGCGCTATCGATAGGAACAACGACACGAACAACGGCGCGGCACATCCCGCGCCCCTCGTTCGCGAGAGCTTCATCGAATTGCCCGCACGTGAACGTGCGCGCGCACTGCTCGACGCCGGCACGTTTCGCGAACTGCTCGGGCCGTTCGACAAGCTCGAATCGCCGTGGCTGCCGTTGCAAGGCATCGTATGCCAGGCCGACGACGGCGCCGTGATCGCGCGCGGCACGATCGACGGCGCGCCTGCCGTCATCGCTGCGATCGAATCGGCGTTCCAGGGCGGCAGCATCGGCGAGGTGTCCGGCAGCAAAATCGCCGGGGCATTGGAACTCGCGTTGCGCGATTGCGAACGAGGCAAGCTCGTGCGCCCGGTCATCGTGTTCGAGACCGGCGGCGTGCGCTTGCAGGAAGCGAATCTCGGGCTCGCGGTCATCGCCGAAATTCAGGCGGCGATCGTCGCGCTGCGCCGCCACGTGCCGGTCGTCGGCGTGATTGCGGGCATGGTCGGCTGCTTCGGCGGGATGTCGCTTGCGGCGGCGCTGTGCTCCTATCTCGTCGCGACCAAGCAGGGGCGGCTCGGCATGAACGGTCCTGAAGTGATCGAGCAGGAAGCGGGCATCGACGAACTCGATGCGAGCGACCGGCGCTACGTCTGGCGCTTGATCGGCGGCGAGCAGCGCGCGGCGACCGGTCTCGTCGACATGCTCGCGGACGACGACACGAACACCCTCCGCGCCGCTGTGCGCGATGCGTTTGCGCGCGGCGTGCCGGCGCAGCATCGAAGCGAAGCGGTCGAGTCGTATCAGGCGTTGCTCGCGCAGATCGATCCGGCCGATGTCTCGCCCGACGCGATGCGCGCTGTGTTTCAGGTGAACGCGTCACGCGGCCGCACGGCATCGGCCGGCGCGCAACAGCAGCAGCAGCAGCAGCAGGAGGAGCAAGCATGA
- the mdcE gene encoding biotin-independent malonate decarboxylase subunit gamma gives MSDITTTRGQRWFRALAGEPRTAAPVWSSDAALGADTARFIAVVPDAGNRFPRAVDNVVGLEQGWQLARVVRDTMKEDAGTSTRRPIVAIVDVKSQAYGYREEMLGIHLACAAAVDAYAAARAAGHPVVALIVGPAMSGAFLAHGYQANRIVALDAPGIAVHAMGKDSAARVTRRSVEALDELGETITPMSYSLSAFAKLGLLDTLIGGVDADAPTGAQIERVRGVLTEAVQSARSGTRDLSHRLESAAAKTTRAASIEARRRLAEQWDA, from the coding sequence ATGAGCGACATCACGACGACTCGCGGACAACGCTGGTTCCGTGCGCTCGCAGGCGAGCCTCGCACGGCCGCGCCGGTATGGTCCAGCGATGCCGCCCTCGGCGCCGATACCGCACGCTTCATTGCGGTCGTGCCCGATGCCGGCAATCGCTTTCCGCGCGCGGTCGATAACGTTGTCGGGCTCGAACAAGGCTGGCAACTGGCGCGCGTCGTCCGCGACACGATGAAAGAAGACGCGGGTACGAGCACGCGCCGCCCGATCGTCGCGATCGTCGACGTGAAAAGCCAGGCATACGGATATCGCGAGGAAATGCTCGGCATTCATCTCGCGTGTGCGGCGGCCGTCGATGCCTATGCGGCTGCGCGTGCCGCCGGGCATCCCGTGGTGGCGCTGATCGTCGGGCCGGCCATGTCGGGGGCATTCCTCGCGCATGGCTATCAGGCGAATCGGATCGTGGCGCTCGACGCGCCGGGCATCGCTGTGCACGCGATGGGCAAGGATTCGGCGGCGCGCGTGACGCGCCGCTCGGTCGAAGCGCTCGACGAGCTCGGCGAAACGATCACGCCGATGTCGTACTCGCTCTCGGCGTTTGCCAAGCTGGGTCTGCTCGACACGCTGATCGGCGGCGTGGACGCCGATGCGCCGACCGGCGCGCAAATCGAACGCGTGCGCGGCGTGTTGACCGAAGCCGTGCAAAGCGCGCGCAGCGGTACGAGGGACTTGTCGCACCGGCTCGAATCCGCAGCGGCAAAGACGACGCGCGCCGCATCGATCGAAGCGCGGCGGCGTCTTGCCGAGCAATGGGATGCGTAA
- a CDS encoding malonate decarboxylase holo-ACP synthase, with translation MAPDITRACALPPWTANAPVTPDGRWRAHDLLKLRRLPELPGEPAWVRSAFARAPFAVVRRAESAAGFVAIGVRGAERNARYGTWAEAADIEAVIAPEDLAGMLPTIDRAPYPVYKILNAVRQTRCLSAFIWGPTGSAGFELATGLPTVTSSSDLDLLVRTPTLLSMDTARALLDELTAHATRAGTRIDVQLETPAGGVALAEFASTKARVLARSAQGPRLVADPWATAEAHAQEST, from the coding sequence ATGGCGCCGGACATCACGCGCGCATGCGCACTGCCGCCTTGGACGGCAAATGCACCCGTCACGCCGGACGGACGCTGGCGCGCGCACGATCTGCTGAAACTGCGGCGACTGCCTGAACTGCCCGGGGAACCGGCGTGGGTGCGAAGCGCGTTTGCCCGCGCGCCGTTCGCCGTCGTGCGGCGCGCCGAATCAGCGGCGGGTTTCGTCGCGATCGGCGTGCGCGGCGCGGAACGCAACGCGCGCTATGGCACGTGGGCCGAAGCCGCAGACATCGAAGCGGTCATCGCACCGGAGGATTTGGCCGGGATGCTGCCTACCATCGACCGCGCACCGTATCCGGTATACAAAATTTTGAACGCCGTACGCCAGACACGCTGTCTGTCGGCATTCATCTGGGGACCGACGGGAAGCGCCGGCTTCGAACTCGCGACCGGACTGCCGACGGTCACGTCATCCAGCGACCTCGACCTGCTGGTTCGAACGCCGACGCTGCTTTCGATGGACACAGCACGCGCCTTGCTCGACGAATTGACGGCTCACGCCACCCGCGCCGGCACCCGGATCGACGTGCAACTGGAAACGCCGGCAGGCGGCGTCGCGCTCGCCGAATTCGCCTCGACCAAGGCGCGCGTGCTGGCTCGCAGCGCGCAAGGTCCGCGACTCGTCGCCGATCCGTGGGCCACGGCCGAAGCCCATGCGCAGGAGTCGACGTAA
- the mdcH gene encoding malonate decarboxylase subunit epsilon produces the protein MLAYLFPGQGAQSAGFLHRLPAHAAIQDTLAEASHVLSTDVLTLDTAEALRSTVAVQLTLVIAGVAMTRHLAAEGLFAEMSAGLSIGAYAAAVSCEALAFADALRMAKKRAELMESAYPGGYGLSAISGLTEHEIETLTREATKVSAERVYIGNVNAPRQIVVAGSDSALEAFNERALAAGARKAKRLDVSVPSHCELLAHASDELLAYSAGVPFRAPRSTYIGNRGARPLHTADAIRDDLVTNMRHTVRWFDALSVMIEMGATVLVEAPPGQVLTDIASDAYPEVHALASSTIAQDKLAETIRRRLV, from the coding sequence ATGCTCGCTTATCTCTTCCCGGGTCAAGGGGCGCAAAGCGCCGGGTTCCTGCACCGCCTGCCGGCCCATGCCGCAATCCAAGACACGCTGGCGGAAGCCTCGCACGTCCTGAGCACCGACGTGCTGACACTCGACACCGCCGAAGCGCTCCGCTCGACCGTTGCGGTGCAACTCACGCTCGTGATTGCGGGCGTCGCGATGACGCGCCATCTTGCGGCTGAAGGACTGTTCGCGGAGATGAGCGCCGGCTTGTCGATCGGCGCGTATGCAGCCGCCGTGAGCTGCGAAGCCTTGGCGTTCGCCGACGCGCTGCGGATGGCAAAAAAACGCGCCGAATTGATGGAGAGCGCCTATCCGGGTGGCTATGGCTTGTCGGCAATATCGGGCTTGACCGAACACGAAATCGAAACGTTGACGCGCGAGGCCACGAAAGTCTCCGCAGAACGCGTCTATATCGGTAATGTGAATGCCCCTCGGCAAATCGTCGTTGCCGGCTCGGACTCCGCGCTCGAGGCATTCAACGAGCGCGCGCTCGCGGCGGGCGCGCGCAAGGCGAAGCGGCTCGACGTCAGTGTGCCGTCGCATTGCGAACTGCTCGCCCACGCCTCGGACGAACTGCTCGCCTACAGCGCCGGCGTGCCGTTTCGCGCGCCGCGCAGCACCTACATCGGCAATCGCGGCGCTCGCCCACTGCATACGGCCGATGCGATCCGGGACGACCTCGTCACCAACATGCGTCACACGGTGCGCTGGTTCGATGCGCTCTCGGTGATGATCGAGATGGGGGCGACGGTGCTCGTCGAAGCGCCGCCTGGGCAAGTGCTGACCGACATTGCCAGCGATGCGTACCCCGAGGTCCATGCGCTCGCTTCAAGCACGATCGCTCAAGACAAGCTTGCTGAAACGATTCGAAGACGGCTGGTGTGA
- the bla gene encoding class A beta-lactamase codes for MKPSALRRSLLLAAVSTPLVGACASLTAGPQRNSTVQAELAKLEASSGGRLGLAAIDTGSGARLLHRADERFAFCSTFKVIAASAILKRSENEPGLLERRVIYSTQDLVTYSPITKPNVASGMTVAELCAAAIDYSDNTAGNLLMKILGGPQAVTAFARSIGNETFRLDRWETELNTAIPGDLRDTSTPASMAHSLQQLALGDALAPRQREQLQAWLRANTTGGKRIRAGVPADWQVGDKTGTGDYGTTNDIGVVWRPSGAPLVIAIYFTQPRQDASPRDDVLAAAARIVAAALG; via the coding sequence ATGAAGCCATCCGCGCTGCGCCGTTCGCTTTTGCTTGCTGCTGTGTCCACGCCGTTGGTCGGTGCTTGTGCCTCGCTGACCGCAGGTCCGCAGCGCAATTCGACGGTGCAGGCCGAATTGGCGAAGCTCGAAGCGTCTTCGGGCGGGCGGCTCGGGCTCGCCGCGATCGACACCGGCAGCGGCGCACGCCTGCTGCACCGCGCCGATGAGCGGTTTGCCTTTTGCAGCACGTTCAAGGTGATCGCGGCGTCCGCGATTCTGAAGCGCAGCGAGAATGAGCCTGGGTTGCTCGAACGCCGTGTGATCTATTCCACACAAGACCTCGTCACCTACTCTCCGATCACGAAGCCGAATGTGGCGAGCGGGATGACGGTCGCCGAACTCTGCGCGGCGGCGATTGATTACAGCGACAACACGGCCGGCAACTTGTTGATGAAGATCCTCGGCGGACCGCAGGCCGTGACCGCGTTTGCGCGTTCGATCGGCAACGAGACGTTCCGGCTCGACCGCTGGGAGACCGAGCTGAATACGGCGATTCCCGGCGATTTGCGCGATACGTCGACGCCGGCGTCGATGGCGCACAGCCTGCAGCAGCTCGCGCTCGGCGACGCGCTGGCGCCGCGCCAGCGCGAGCAACTGCAGGCGTGGCTGCGTGCGAATACGACAGGGGGCAAGCGCATCCGCGCGGGTGTTCCCGCCGATTGGCAAGTGGGCGACAAGACCGGAACGGGCGACTACGGTACGACAAACGATATCGGTGTGGTTTGGCGGCCATCCGGGGCGCCGCTGGTTATCGCGATCTACTTCACGCAGCCGCGCCAGGATGCGTCGCCGCGCGACGACGTGCTGGCAGCAGCAGCGCGCATCGTGGCCGCCGCGCTGGGTTGA